The following are encoded in a window of Sinomonas cyclohexanicum genomic DNA:
- a CDS encoding IS256 family transposase, with amino-acid sequence MSMVSKEERQERRRAQREGVEALEASGALDELYSMIDAGQVQLEGRDGLIQQLIKAGLERGMQAELSDHLGYEKGDPDAALFPNSRNGSFPKTVGTIAGDVELAVPRDRDGTFTPMLVPKGARRLSGLDDMIISLYAGGMTVRDIEHHLVSTVGTEVSRETISKVTDEVLDEVLAWQRRPLESFYPVIYLDAIVVKVRDGAHVRNKAAHIAVGVDMDGIKHVLGIWVQAAEGAKFWAGVCAELANRGVRDVLIVCCDGLTGFPEAIEATWPESLVQTCVVHLIRASMRFVAYGQRKAVAAALKTVYQAPNEAAAKAALEEFAASELGKKNPNTVRAFQDAWERFIPFLAFPPMLRRVIYTTNAIESLNYQLRKVIKNRGHFPSDDAVVKLLWLAICNIEDKRARQRAKERGLPAHRRKADGRLVQGQVTTNWKQALAQLALAYPERINPYL; translated from the coding sequence ATGAGCATGGTCAGCAAGGAAGAGCGGCAGGAGCGCCGCAGGGCCCAGCGTGAGGGCGTGGAAGCGCTCGAGGCGTCGGGGGCGCTGGATGAGCTGTACTCGATGATCGATGCCGGGCAGGTCCAGCTCGAGGGCAGGGACGGGCTGATCCAGCAGCTGATCAAGGCCGGCCTCGAGCGCGGGATGCAGGCCGAGCTGTCGGACCACCTCGGGTACGAGAAGGGCGACCCGGACGCGGCGCTGTTCCCGAACTCGCGCAACGGCTCGTTCCCGAAGACTGTCGGCACGATCGCCGGGGACGTGGAGCTCGCGGTCCCGCGGGACCGGGACGGGACCTTCACACCGATGCTCGTGCCCAAGGGCGCCCGGCGCCTGTCCGGGCTCGATGACATGATCATCTCCCTGTACGCGGGCGGGATGACGGTGCGCGACATCGAGCATCACCTCGTCTCCACGGTCGGCACCGAGGTCAGCCGCGAGACGATCTCCAAGGTCACCGACGAGGTCCTGGACGAGGTCCTGGCCTGGCAGCGCCGGCCGCTGGAGTCCTTCTACCCGGTCATCTACCTGGACGCGATCGTGGTCAAGGTCCGCGACGGGGCGCACGTGCGCAACAAGGCCGCGCACATCGCGGTCGGGGTGGACATGGACGGGATCAAGCACGTGCTCGGGATCTGGGTCCAGGCCGCCGAGGGCGCGAAGTTCTGGGCCGGGGTATGCGCCGAGCTGGCCAACCGCGGCGTCCGGGACGTACTCATCGTCTGCTGCGACGGGCTCACCGGCTTCCCCGAGGCGATCGAGGCAACCTGGCCCGAGTCGCTGGTGCAGACCTGCGTGGTGCACCTGATCCGGGCCTCGATGCGGTTCGTGGCCTACGGCCAGCGCAAGGCCGTCGCCGCGGCCCTCAAGACGGTCTATCAGGCCCCGAACGAGGCCGCCGCGAAGGCGGCCCTTGAGGAGTTCGCGGCCTCCGAGCTGGGGAAGAAGAACCCCAACACGGTCCGGGCGTTCCAGGACGCCTGGGAGCGGTTCATCCCGTTCCTGGCGTTCCCGCCGATGCTGCGCCGGGTCATCTACACCACCAACGCGATCGAGTCGCTGAACTACCAGCTGCGCAAGGTCATCAAGAACCGCGGCCACTTCCCCTCCGACGACGCGGTCGTGAAGCTGCTCTGGCTCGCGATCTGCAACATCGAGGACAAGCGCGCCCGCCAACGGGCCAAGGAGCGCGGACTGCCCGCACACCGGCGCAAGGCCGACGGGCGCCTCGTCCAAGGCCAGGTCACCACGAACTGGAAGCAGGCCCTGGCCCAGCTCGCCCTGGCCTACCCCGAACGCATCAACCCCTACCTCTGA